The following nucleotide sequence is from Candidatus Bipolaricaulis sibiricus.
CTGCAGGCGTACGCTCCCGACGAGCGCCCGGCTGCTAGTCGTCCCCCGCCTTCGGGAGGGTGTCCCTCTTGAGGAACCGCGGCACCGTCTCCCCCCACACCACAAGGGGGAACCTCGTCCCCGGTTCGATCTTTGCGGGAAGGCCCCGCTCGGCACCGAGGATGAACCCGAGCGCCGTCCCCTCGGGAACCCTTCGCGCGGCGACAACGGCCATCCCCACTTGGCCCCCATCGAGCATGACACAGCTTGTCACCCAACCCAGCGCCTGCCCGCCTTTGTCCAGGACCGGGGCGCCCGCCCTCACCGGGCGCTGGCCGGCGGGGATGTGGAACCGCACGATCTCCCGCGTCCAGTGCTGGAGGGCGTTCTTGTAGGGAGACCTTCCCACGAAGAACGCCTTGTGAAGCTTGACGTAGGGAGCGAACCCCGCTTCGTGGGGCAGGATCCGCTGCGGGCCTGCGAGTTCGTGGCCGTAGAGGGGGAGCCCAGCTTCGGTTCGCAGCGAGTCCCGGGCAGCGAGCCCGATCGGCTGCACCCCGTGCGGGCGGCCCGCGTCGAGCAGCGCTTCCCACACCTCCACCGCGCGGCCGGCCGGCACGAGAATCTCGTACCCCACAGGCTCCCCGGTGTACCCGGTGCGGGCACAGAGGGTGGGAGTCCCACTGAAGACCAGGTCGCAGAACTCCGTCCGCCGCAGCGCAGCCAGGCGGTGCGTGTCCGCTGCCGCGAGCAGCCGCTGGAGGACGGCACGCGAGCGGGGCCCCTGGAGCGCGAGGTTCACGACCGACTCTGCACCCGTGCCCCGCAGGTCGCGCAGCGTGACCGGACCGTCTGGCTCGATCCACGGGCGCTCTGGGTCGAGGATCACCTGCCCGGAGTTGACAGCCGAGAGCCACTCCCAGTCCTTCCCTGCATTCGCCGCATTCACCACGAGCAGGAACCGGTCGGGAGACCGGCGATAGGTCATCAGGTCGTCGATCACGGTCCCGTCCGGCGCAAGAAGAAACGCGTACTGCGACTGACCAGGCCGGAGCCAGCCCGCGTAGTTCGTCGTCACAAGGTTGAGGAAGCTCTCGGCGTAGCGCCCCTCCACCTCGAACGCCCCCATGTGCCCGAGGTCGAACAGCCCAGCCCGCTCGCGCACCACGCGGTGCTCGGCAAGCGCCGACGTGTACCACAGAGGCATCTCGAACCCAGCGAACTCGGCCATGCGCGCCCCTGACCGCCGATGCCAGTCGGCGAGCGGGGTGCGGCCCGTCTGCGGCGCGGCCGACTCGGGCACGAACGGCTTCTTATCCCCGGCCCCTCGGATGCGGTGGCATCCGACGAAGTAGGGCTTGCGGGGCGCAACCGGCGCGATGGCCCCCTGGGTGTCCGCGCCGGTCGGCGGGGCGAGCGCGAGCAGGCGTTGTGTCTCTCCAGGCGGCGCATCACCGACCACGACGCGCGTCCCATCGGCGAGTTCGACCGAGGCTGACCCCGCGAATCGCTCGACAACCGCCGGACCCTGAACCTTGCGGTAGACGTCATTGGGGTCAAACAGCACGTAGCCGTCGGCAAGACCGGCTAGCCAGCGCTGCACAGCGGGGCCTCGCTCGCTGGGAACGACAACCACGAACTCCGGCCGCCCCCACCGATCGTCGCCCAGCCGCCCCACGATTGCGGGAGCAAGGGGCGTCCCCGTCTCGTCGAGGAAGAGGGTCTGCTCGGCCCGGCCGGCCTCCAGCGCAAGCACCGAGGTCGTGCACGCCTCGTG
It contains:
- a CDS encoding Serine hydroxymethyltransferase, whose amino-acid sequence is MDDARMWTVELAAADPVLEALVRAEEARQRDKIILIPSESLTPHAVREAMGSVFTSIYAEGYPREEMLRLPEDRLAETAEQLAYFRRYSDRRFYKGVEFADLVEALACRRAAECFATPAVRSDDIYVNVQALSGAAANMAIYEALLTPGDTLMAMDLSQGGHLSHGSPFHQSGRRYRMIRYGVDPHTERLDYDRIADLAKEHRPRLIIAGYTSYPWAPDWKAWREIASGCGAYLMADIAHTAGMALAGAYPSPVGYADVVMFTTHKTLCGPRGAIVLSFDPEIAGRIDAAVFPGAQGGPHVNKWAGIAAALALARTPSFRELQHRTVANARSLAAALERRGLRLAYGGTDTHLLVLDLRAVQTPNGGELMGEVAARILDLVGLVANKNTIPGDLSAADARGVRYGTPWATQRGMGEREMEEIAEISRLVLTAIHPFSYHGVTGDLPRGKLPLSVLTEAQERVQALARRFGGSAGTSAPQPASGGVTTLRVRGGRAALLLHEACTTSVLALEAGRAEQTLFLDETGTPLAPAIVGRLGDDRWGRPEFVVVVPSERGPAVQRWLAGLADGYVLFDPNDVYRKVQGPAVVERFAGSASVELADGTRVVVGDAPPGETQRLLALAPPTGADTQGAIAPVAPRKPYFVGCHRIRGAGDKKPFVPESAAPQTGRTPLADWHRRSGARMAEFAGFEMPLWYTSALAEHRVVRERAGLFDLGHMGAFEVEGRYAESFLNLVTTNYAGWLRPGQSQYAFLLAPDGTVIDDLMTYRRSPDRFLLVVNAANAGKDWEWLSAVNSGQVILDPERPWIEPDGPVTLRDLRGTGAESVVNLALQGPRSRAVLQRLLAAADTHRLAALRRTEFCDLVFSGTPTLCARTGYTGEPVGYEILVPAGRAVEVWEALLDAGRPHGVQPIGLAARDSLRTEAGLPLYGHELAGPQRILPHEAGFAPYVKLHKAFFVGRSPYKNALQHWTREIVRFHIPAGQRPVRAGAPVLDKGGQALGWVTSCVMLDGGQVGMAVVAARRVPEGTALGFILGAERGLPAKIEPGTRFPLVVWGETVPRFLKRDTLPKAGDD